Proteins from a single region of Amycolatopsis sp. CA-230715:
- a CDS encoding bifunctional acetate--CoA ligase family protein/GNAT family N-acetyltransferase has protein sequence MSTDDTGDTGRSAAHDPFDYPRAWEADVVLSDGGTVHLRPITPDDADGLVKFHGKLSERTRYLRYFGAYPRIPQRDLERFSTVDHHDRVAFVALLGDDIVAVGRYERLGGTPSAEVAFVVDDAHQGRGLGSILLEHLAAAASECGLRRFVAEVLAENSPMVRVFRDAGYQVSRAIEEGVLHLEFDIDPTEESLAVARSREQAAEARSVHNLLHPRSVAVIGASTDPTKIGYAALTNLLSADFAGTVYPVNPEHRSVRGVRAYPSVVDIPDPVDLAVVAVPADQVESVLDGALAKGVKTLLIVSGGFAEAGPHGLHAELRLVGEARAHGMRVVGPNALGVLNTDPAIRLNATLAPRLPARGRTGFFCQSGALGTAILADAEARGLGLSTFVSAGNRADVSGNDLLQYWETDPRTDLVLLYLESFGNPRKFARLARRLARSKPVVAVKSGRHAVRPQLAATSAEVDESSVQALFEQAGVVRVESMAQLFDTALVLAHQPLPAGPRIGIVGNSSAIGLLAADTARAQGLRLAFDPVDVGTQTGPAEFAAAVREALNSPETDALVVVFVPPLAIPGTTYARALREVVTALGKDKPIVSTFLAAEGVPAELAVRTEDGAPTRGSVPSYPSPERAVTALARVVRYAAWRQRPQGNLVRPAEIHTEQAQDVVREFLSTVDDKTTVLEDAEVVRLLACYGIEVVPFRVVLSAGQAAAAAGELGYPVTLKAVDERLRGRPDLAGVRLDLNSEDAVRTAYEDIKVVSGDDEVYVQQMAPKGMSCVIGLQDDPSFGTLVSFGLSGVVSTLLGDRAYRAVPLTDVDAATLIREPRTAPLLTGYRGDEPADLAALQDLVQRVAALAEDNPEVRSLSLDPVLCSPDGVFVANARMVLGPPPSRPDSGPRRLRPITAPD, from the coding sequence ATGAGCACCGACGACACCGGCGACACGGGCCGGTCCGCCGCGCACGACCCGTTCGACTACCCGCGGGCGTGGGAAGCGGACGTGGTGCTGTCCGACGGCGGGACCGTGCACCTGCGCCCGATCACCCCCGACGACGCCGACGGCCTGGTCAAGTTCCACGGGAAGCTGTCGGAGCGGACGCGGTACCTGCGGTACTTCGGGGCGTACCCGAGGATCCCGCAGCGCGATCTCGAGCGCTTTTCCACCGTCGACCACCACGATCGCGTCGCCTTCGTCGCCTTGCTCGGTGACGACATCGTGGCCGTGGGCCGGTACGAGCGGCTCGGCGGCACCCCGTCGGCCGAGGTCGCGTTCGTGGTGGACGACGCGCACCAAGGCCGCGGGCTGGGGTCGATCCTGCTGGAGCACTTGGCCGCGGCCGCGTCGGAATGCGGGCTGCGCCGGTTCGTCGCCGAGGTGCTGGCGGAGAACTCGCCGATGGTGCGGGTGTTCCGCGACGCCGGCTACCAGGTGAGCAGGGCCATCGAGGAGGGCGTGCTGCACCTCGAATTCGACATCGACCCGACCGAGGAATCGCTCGCGGTCGCCCGGTCGCGCGAGCAGGCCGCCGAGGCCCGCAGCGTGCACAACCTGCTGCACCCGCGCTCGGTCGCGGTGATCGGGGCGTCGACGGATCCCACGAAGATCGGCTACGCCGCGCTGACCAACCTGCTCTCGGCCGATTTCGCGGGCACGGTCTACCCGGTCAACCCCGAGCACCGGTCGGTGCGCGGCGTGCGCGCCTATCCGTCCGTTGTGGACATTCCGGATCCGGTGGACCTCGCCGTGGTCGCGGTGCCCGCGGACCAGGTCGAGTCCGTTTTGGACGGTGCGCTGGCCAAGGGCGTGAAGACACTGCTCATCGTTTCGGGCGGGTTCGCCGAGGCCGGGCCGCACGGGCTGCACGCCGAGCTGCGGCTGGTCGGCGAGGCACGCGCGCACGGGATGCGGGTGGTGGGGCCGAACGCGCTCGGCGTGCTGAACACCGACCCGGCGATCCGGCTCAACGCGACGCTCGCGCCGCGCCTGCCCGCGCGGGGCCGCACCGGGTTCTTCTGCCAGTCCGGTGCGCTCGGCACGGCGATCCTCGCCGACGCGGAGGCGCGCGGGCTCGGACTGTCCACGTTCGTCTCGGCGGGCAACCGCGCCGACGTTTCCGGCAACGACCTGCTGCAGTACTGGGAGACCGATCCCCGCACCGATCTCGTGCTGCTCTACCTCGAATCGTTCGGCAACCCGCGCAAGTTCGCGAGGCTGGCGCGGCGGCTGGCCCGCAGCAAACCGGTGGTCGCGGTGAAGTCGGGCCGCCACGCGGTGCGCCCGCAGCTGGCCGCGACCTCGGCCGAGGTCGACGAATCCAGCGTGCAGGCGCTGTTCGAGCAGGCCGGGGTGGTCCGCGTCGAGTCGATGGCGCAGCTGTTCGACACCGCGCTCGTGCTGGCGCACCAGCCCCTTCCCGCGGGGCCGAGGATCGGCATCGTGGGCAATTCGAGCGCGATCGGCCTGCTGGCCGCGGACACGGCGCGGGCGCAGGGCCTCCGGCTGGCGTTCGACCCGGTGGACGTAGGCACCCAGACCGGGCCCGCGGAGTTCGCGGCCGCGGTGCGGGAAGCGCTCAACTCGCCGGAGACCGACGCGCTGGTGGTGGTGTTCGTCCCGCCGCTGGCGATTCCCGGTACGACCTACGCGCGGGCGCTGCGCGAGGTGGTCACCGCGCTGGGCAAGGACAAGCCGATCGTGTCGACCTTCCTCGCCGCCGAGGGCGTGCCCGCGGAGCTGGCGGTCCGCACCGAGGACGGCGCGCCGACGCGCGGCTCGGTGCCGTCCTATCCCAGCCCCGAGCGCGCGGTGACGGCACTGGCCAGGGTCGTGCGGTACGCGGCGTGGCGGCAGCGCCCGCAGGGGAACCTGGTGCGGCCCGCCGAGATCCACACCGAGCAGGCACAGGACGTCGTGCGCGAGTTCCTGTCCACAGTGGACGACAAGACGACGGTGCTCGAAGACGCCGAGGTGGTGCGGCTGCTGGCGTGCTACGGCATCGAAGTGGTGCCGTTCAGGGTGGTGCTGTCGGCGGGCCAGGCGGCGGCCGCCGCGGGCGAACTCGGTTATCCGGTGACGCTGAAGGCGGTCGACGAGCGCCTGCGCGGCAGGCCGGACCTGGCGGGTGTGCGGCTCGACCTCAACTCCGAGGACGCGGTGCGGACCGCCTACGAGGACATCAAGGTCGTTTCGGGGGACGACGAGGTGTACGTCCAGCAGATGGCGCCGAAGGGCATGTCGTGTGTGATCGGGCTGCAGGACGACCCGTCGTTCGGCACCCTGGTGTCCTTCGGGCTGTCCGGTGTGGTCAGCACCCTGCTCGGCGATCGCGCCTACCGGGCGGTCCCGCTGACCGACGTGGACGCGGCCACGCTGATCCGCGAGCCGAGGACGGCGCCCCTGCTGACCGGGTACCGCGGTGACGAGCCGGCGGACCTCGCCGCGCTGCAGGATCTGGTGCAACGGGTGGCCGCGCTGGCGGAGGACAACCCCGAGGTGCGATCGCTGTCGCTGGACCCGGTGCTGTGCTCGCCGGACGGGGTGTTCGTGGCGAACGCGCGCATGGTGCTGGGGCCGCCGCCGTCGCGCCCGGACTCGGGCCCGCGCCGCCTCCGCCCGATCACCGCGCCGGACTGA
- a CDS encoding acetoin utilization protein AcuC gives MPHPAVVWDSALLKYDLGGEHPFNPVRLELTIRLATELGVLGDVPLLVPEPASDDELRRVHSDEYLAAVKQAPLAGWDVGHGLGTTDNPVFSDMHDATALVVGSTLLGARAIAEGASRRAVNIAGGLHHAMRDHASGFCVYNDCAVAISWLLDHGFERIAYVDTDVHHGDGVQAAFYSDPRVLTVSLHQHPFTLWPGTGYSAETGGPGAEGTAVNIPLPPATRDPAWLRAFHAVVPSLLAEFRPQVLVTQCGVDSHEEDPLADLSLSVDGHRTIYRTLRTLADEHAEGRWLAVGGGGYQLIRVVPRSWTHLLATVLDRDLDPETPVPPDWRTSVSRAAPNAELPLKMTDGAETEYLAWGGDRDEPVDIAIRDTRRAVFPAHGLDPDDPRD, from the coding sequence ATGCCTCATCCCGCCGTCGTCTGGGACTCCGCACTGCTCAAGTACGACCTCGGCGGGGAGCACCCGTTCAACCCGGTGCGGCTCGAGCTGACCATCCGGCTGGCCACCGAGCTCGGCGTGCTCGGGGACGTCCCGTTGCTGGTGCCGGAGCCCGCTTCCGACGACGAACTACGCCGTGTGCACTCCGACGAGTACCTCGCCGCGGTGAAGCAGGCCCCGCTCGCGGGGTGGGACGTCGGCCACGGGCTCGGCACCACCGACAACCCGGTGTTCAGCGACATGCACGACGCGACCGCGCTCGTCGTCGGGTCCACCCTGCTCGGGGCGCGCGCGATCGCGGAGGGCGCCAGCCGCCGCGCGGTGAACATCGCGGGCGGGCTGCACCACGCGATGCGGGACCACGCGTCCGGGTTCTGCGTGTACAACGACTGCGCGGTGGCGATCTCGTGGCTGCTCGACCACGGGTTCGAGCGCATCGCCTACGTCGACACCGATGTGCACCACGGCGACGGCGTGCAGGCCGCGTTCTACTCCGATCCGCGCGTGCTGACCGTGTCGCTGCACCAGCACCCGTTCACGTTGTGGCCCGGCACCGGGTATTCCGCCGAGACCGGCGGGCCCGGTGCCGAGGGCACGGCGGTGAACATCCCGTTGCCGCCCGCGACGCGCGATCCGGCTTGGCTTCGCGCGTTCCACGCCGTGGTGCCGTCGTTGCTCGCGGAGTTCCGGCCGCAGGTGCTCGTCACCCAGTGCGGGGTGGATTCGCACGAAGAGGACCCGCTCGCCGATCTTTCGCTGTCCGTCGACGGGCACCGCACCATCTACCGCACCCTGCGGACGCTGGCCGACGAGCACGCCGAAGGGCGGTGGCTCGCCGTCGGCGGGGGCGGATACCAGTTGATCAGGGTGGTGCCGAGGTCGTGGACGCACCTGCTGGCGACCGTGCTGGACCGCGATCTCGACCCGGAGACCCCGGTGCCGCCGGACTGGCGGACTTCGGTCAGCCGCGCGGCGCCCAACGCGGAGCTCCCGCTGAAGATGACCGACGGTGCCGAGACGGAGTACCTGGCCTGGGGCGGCGATCGCGACGAACCGGTCGACATCGCCATCCGCGACACCCGGCGCGCGGTGTTCCCCGCGCACGGCCTCGATCCGGACGATCCGAGGGATTAG
- a CDS encoding sulfurtransferase, whose protein sequence is MGPLITNSALAETLSAAEPRPPVVLDVRGGLGHPPAAESYQEGHLPGAVFIDLDADLAAAPGARGRHPLPEPGDLQRVLRAAGVRAGKPVVVYDHGDGSIAARAWWLLRWAGHDDVAVLDGGYAAWVADGHAVSTEVPSPEPGDLVVRPGAMPTAGADEAAALARSGVLLDARAPERYRGETEPVDPRAGHVPGALNAPFARHTDERGRWRSPSELARLFADTGVPADGEVGAYCGSGVTACSVVLALEASGRARPAVLYPGSWSEWAADANRPAATGGEPG, encoded by the coding sequence ATGGGTCCTCTCATCACGAACAGCGCACTGGCCGAGACACTGTCCGCTGCCGAGCCGCGACCGCCAGTGGTCCTCGACGTGCGCGGCGGGCTCGGGCACCCGCCCGCCGCCGAGTCCTATCAGGAGGGTCACCTGCCGGGGGCGGTGTTCATCGATCTCGATGCCGATCTCGCCGCCGCGCCGGGCGCACGCGGGCGCCACCCGCTGCCCGAACCCGGTGACCTCCAGCGGGTACTGCGCGCCGCCGGGGTGCGGGCGGGGAAGCCGGTCGTCGTCTACGACCACGGCGACGGGTCGATCGCGGCGCGGGCGTGGTGGCTGCTGCGCTGGGCGGGGCACGACGATGTCGCCGTGCTCGATGGCGGGTACGCCGCGTGGGTCGCCGACGGCCACGCGGTTTCCACCGAGGTCCCGTCACCCGAACCCGGTGATCTCGTGGTCCGCCCCGGTGCGATGCCCACCGCCGGCGCGGACGAAGCGGCCGCGCTCGCGAGGTCCGGCGTCCTGCTCGACGCGCGGGCCCCCGAGCGCTACCGCGGGGAGACCGAGCCGGTGGACCCTCGCGCGGGCCACGTTCCCGGTGCGCTCAACGCCCCGTTCGCACGGCACACCGACGAACGCGGGAGGTGGCGGTCGCCGTCGGAACTGGCGCGGCTCTTCGCCGACACCGGGGTGCCCGCCGACGGGGAGGTCGGTGCCTACTGCGGATCGGGGGTGACCGCGTGCTCGGTCGTGCTCGCGCTCGAGGCGTCCGGGAGGGCGCGCCCCGCCGTGCTCTACCCCGGCTCGTGGTCGGAGTGGGCCGCCGACGCGAACCGGCCCGCCGCCACCGGCGGCGAACCCGGCTGA
- a CDS encoding metal-dependent transcriptional regulator encodes MNDLIDTTEMYLKTIYELEEEGVVPLRARIAERLQQSGPTVSQTVARMERDGLVVVADDRHLQLTDHGRELAIAVMRKHRLAERLLLDVIGLEWEHVHNEACHWEHVMSEAVERKLVKLLDHPTTSPYGNPIPGLDKLGEGGEPALPVEADLVRLDEFARAGGGAVEIRRIAEHVQLDEKLMVELKSVGLIPGRTVTVGRAAGAGSTIEISGDTDSMQVPISVLHAVLAQAR; translated from the coding sequence GTGAACGATCTCATCGACACCACTGAGATGTACCTGAAGACCATCTACGAGCTCGAAGAAGAGGGTGTCGTACCGCTGCGGGCGCGGATCGCGGAACGACTGCAGCAGAGCGGCCCGACCGTGAGCCAGACGGTCGCCAGGATGGAGCGCGACGGCCTCGTGGTGGTGGCCGACGACCGGCATCTGCAGCTCACCGATCACGGCAGGGAACTGGCGATCGCGGTGATGCGCAAGCACCGGCTCGCGGAGCGCCTGCTGCTCGACGTCATCGGCCTCGAGTGGGAGCACGTGCACAACGAGGCGTGCCACTGGGAGCACGTGATGAGCGAAGCGGTGGAGCGCAAGCTGGTCAAGCTGCTCGACCACCCGACGACCTCGCCGTACGGCAACCCGATCCCGGGGCTCGACAAGCTCGGCGAGGGCGGGGAGCCCGCGCTGCCGGTCGAGGCCGATCTGGTGCGCCTGGACGAGTTCGCCCGCGCGGGCGGCGGCGCGGTGGAGATCCGCCGGATCGCCGAACACGTGCAGCTCGACGAGAAGCTGATGGTCGAGCTGAAGTCGGTCGGGCTCATCCCCGGCCGCACGGTGACCGTCGGCAGGGCCGCCGGGGCCGGGTCCACCATCGAGATCAGCGGGGACACCGACTCGATGCAGGTGCCGATCTCGGTGCTGCACGCCGTGCTGGCGCAGGCGCGGTGA
- the galK gene encoding galactokinase: MSPAADAARAFRTVHDRAPAGVWSAPGRVNLIGEHTDYNDGFVLPFALPHRLAVAAASREDGVLTVATLGSDGKLQYSEPAVIAELEPGAIEGWAAYPAGVAWVMRDHGFAAGADLVIAGDVPSGAGLSSSHALECAVALALLGTAGIELEDGGERTPARQEVARWVQRSENDFVGAPTGLLDQTASLCCTEAHLLFLDVRSGESEQVPFDAAAAGLRVLVMDTRVKHSHSESGYGDRRRGTEKAAELLGVKALRDVALDALGETLDRLPAELRPLVRHVVTENQRVLDTVALLHADRLADIGPLLDASHVSMRDDYRISAPELDVAVDAAKAAGALGSRMTGGGFGGSAIALVRESDVDSVAAAVTAAFAERDWRPPRTFVATPSPGAGRDTTY, from the coding sequence GTGAGTCCGGCCGCCGACGCCGCCCGAGCGTTCCGGACCGTGCACGACCGCGCCCCCGCCGGGGTGTGGTCGGCGCCGGGCAGGGTCAACCTGATCGGCGAGCACACCGACTACAACGACGGATTCGTGCTGCCGTTCGCGCTGCCGCACCGCCTCGCCGTGGCGGCGGCATCGCGCGAAGACGGCGTGCTCACCGTGGCGACGCTCGGCTCCGACGGCAAGCTGCAGTACTCCGAGCCCGCCGTGATCGCCGAGCTCGAACCCGGCGCGATCGAGGGCTGGGCCGCCTACCCGGCGGGCGTGGCCTGGGTGATGCGCGATCACGGGTTCGCCGCGGGCGCGGACCTCGTGATCGCCGGTGACGTGCCCTCGGGGGCGGGCCTGTCCTCGTCGCACGCGCTGGAGTGCGCGGTGGCGCTGGCCCTGCTCGGGACCGCCGGGATCGAACTCGAAGACGGCGGGGAGCGGACGCCGGCGCGCCAGGAGGTCGCCCGCTGGGTGCAGCGGTCGGAGAACGACTTCGTCGGCGCGCCGACCGGGCTGCTCGACCAGACCGCGTCGCTGTGCTGCACCGAGGCGCATCTGCTGTTCCTCGACGTCCGGTCCGGCGAGTCGGAGCAGGTGCCGTTCGACGCCGCGGCCGCCGGGCTCCGCGTGCTCGTGATGGACACCAGGGTGAAGCACTCGCACAGCGAGTCCGGGTACGGCGATCGGCGGCGCGGCACGGAGAAGGCCGCCGAGCTGCTCGGGGTGAAGGCCCTGCGCGACGTCGCGCTCGACGCACTCGGGGAAACGCTGGACCGGCTGCCGGCGGAACTGCGGCCACTGGTGCGGCACGTCGTCACCGAAAACCAGCGCGTGCTCGACACCGTGGCGCTGCTACACGCCGATCGGCTCGCCGACATCGGCCCGCTGCTCGACGCCTCGCACGTCAGCATGCGCGACGACTACCGCATCTCGGCGCCGGAGCTCGACGTGGCGGTGGACGCCGCCAAGGCCGCGGGCGCGCTCGGTTCGCGGATGACCGGTGGCGGCTTCGGCGGCTCGGCGATCGCGCTAGTACGCGAGTCCGATGTGGACAGTGTCGCGGCCGCGGTGACCGCCGCGTTCGCCGAACGGGACTGGCGGCCGCCGCGCACCTTCGTCGCGACCCCCTCCCCCGGCGCGGGCCGGGACACGACTTACTGA
- the galE gene encoding UDP-glucose 4-epimerase GalE — protein sequence MTDERNDALNLVVTGGAGYVGSVCTARLLADGHTVTVVDDLSTGHADAVPEGARLVEGDAADATRDLLAKDSYDGVLHFAAKSLVGESMQDPAKYWHGNVGTTLRLLDAMRDHGTPRLVFSSTAATYGEPETSPIAETAPTRPTNTYGATKLAVDLAISSYARAHGLAAVSLRYFNVAGAHGDIGERHATETHLIPLVLQVATGDRERIQIFGEDYPTEDGTAVRDYIHVSDLADAHLLALRHARPGEHLVYNLGNGTGFSVRQVIEACREVTGHAIPAAVAPRRAGDPAVLVAASDRAREELGWKPERADLAGIVADAWRFTQRRAEG from the coding sequence GTGACAGACGAGCGGAACGACGCCCTGAACCTGGTCGTCACGGGCGGGGCGGGCTACGTCGGCAGTGTCTGCACCGCCCGTCTCCTGGCCGACGGGCACACCGTCACCGTGGTGGACGACCTCTCCACTGGGCACGCCGACGCCGTACCGGAGGGCGCCCGGCTGGTCGAAGGCGACGCCGCGGACGCCACGCGTGACCTGCTCGCCAAGGACTCCTACGACGGCGTGCTGCACTTCGCGGCCAAGTCGCTGGTGGGTGAGTCGATGCAGGATCCGGCGAAGTACTGGCACGGCAACGTCGGCACCACGCTCCGCCTGCTCGACGCGATGCGGGACCACGGCACGCCGAGGCTGGTCTTCTCCTCGACCGCGGCGACCTACGGAGAACCGGAGACTTCGCCGATCGCCGAGACCGCGCCGACGCGGCCGACCAACACCTACGGCGCCACGAAGCTGGCGGTGGACCTCGCGATCTCCAGCTACGCCCGCGCGCACGGGCTGGCCGCGGTGAGCCTGCGGTACTTCAACGTCGCGGGCGCGCACGGCGACATCGGGGAACGGCACGCCACCGAAACCCACCTCATCCCGCTCGTGCTCCAGGTGGCGACCGGCGATCGGGAACGGATCCAGATCTTCGGCGAGGACTACCCCACCGAGGACGGCACCGCGGTCCGCGACTACATCCACGTGTCCGATCTCGCCGACGCCCACCTGCTCGCGCTGCGTCACGCGCGTCCCGGCGAGCACCTGGTCTACAACCTGGGCAACGGCACCGGTTTCTCGGTGCGCCAGGTGATCGAGGCCTGCCGCGAGGTGACCGGGCATGCCATCCCAGCCGCGGTGGCGCCCCGGCGCGCGGGCGATCCCGCCGTACTGGTCGCCGCGAGCGATCGCGCCCGCGAGGAGCTCGGCTGGAAGCCCGAACGGGCCGACCTCGCCGGTATCGTCGCCGACGCGTGGCGGTTCACCCAGCGCCGGGCCGAGGGCTAG